From one Nothobranchius furzeri strain GRZ-AD chromosome 2, NfurGRZ-RIMD1, whole genome shotgun sequence genomic stretch:
- the LOC139061532 gene encoding uncharacterized protein — METGKTPLTVRKSVPTSPGSPTEGSRDARLQVRLARLDMEREERAQAKRLQMELEVRRMEIEADTAVRIRKLELEAQLSNPGLHITPTKAPQPATTPAFDISKCISLMPTFRETEVDSYFVAFERIAETLQWPRGVWSLLLQCKLSGRALEVLSALPVTDSLDYDRVKTVILQAYELIPEAYRQKFRQAKKSAGQTHVEFAREISMLFDKWCSSTKIKTLSDLRELILLEDFKRKLPERLVTYLNEQKVSTLSAASLLADEFTLTHREIVRRDERKDVQPVLMKKSIKRSSQNGNPETRTCYYCHRTGHVLKDCFMLQKKNGKPTAAPKEVAFLKKSPVVKPLCAAREPDACFAPFILSGEISLTPGDADKQNVRILRDTGASQTLILSSALPFSASSSRGYAVLLQGIEMKSLPAQVHRVHLECQLVSGCFDVAICDHLPVNGVDVLLGNDVAGGKVLPLLEVVPQPQAEHVNCAADSHFYPACAVTRSQTQNNADIQLSDSVLMRLLSDDSEQTAHDGLGFVPSSDAEEQREKADADPQQGESFPLTAETLSAAQKSDITLKPYFEQVTISDKTDKTTTHYLLDNDVLVRCWPQPAAEGMEWGLVKQIIVPSSYREHVVSLAHESDWSGHLGVNKTYKLLLQHFFWPGMKKEVSLFCRRCHVCQMTGKPNQPIPPAPLQPIPVVSTPFDHVILDCVGPLPPSRTGKRFLLTLMCSATRFPEAIPLNSITTRSIIRALTHFFSIFGLPKVIQTDQGTNFKSKLFKQVTKTLGITHVMSSAYRPQSQGALERWHQTLKAMLTKYCLSKSKTWEEGLPFVLFAAREAVQDSLGFSPAQLVFGHTPRGPLKVLKERFLFSDPPDRKVREYVQLFQKRLKEANSIAKTHLDKAKLKMKVQYDKTATRRNFAVGDKVLVLTPLSNSALSTKFEGPFEILSKLGDTNYVLHTPVRRQKSRVCHVNMLKRYEDGSPLSKPVTTCVLVPDAANKPMVPQEAGEVGEDFPSSCSPRLNNSEALKELEGQLTHLSPEMAGDLVKLIHSRKSLFVDVPTQTTVLAHHVEVSEAKPIRQHPYVLVPRKD, encoded by the coding sequence ATGGAGACAGGAAAAACTCCTCTAACAGTACGAAAGTCTGTTCCGACCTCCCCAGGTTCGCCGACGGAAGGATCTCGAGACGCACGATTACAGGTGCGGCTGGCACGTCTGGACatggaaagagaggagagagcccaggctaaaagactccagatggaactggaggttcggaggatggagattgaagctgacacagctgtgagaataaggaaattggaactggaagcccagctttccaaccctggacttcatatcacgcccaccaaagctccgcaacccgccacaaccccggcctttgacattagtaagtgcatttccttaatgcctacatttagagagaccgaggttgacagctattttgtagcttttgaaagaattgcggagacgttgcagtggccgcgcggggtgtggtctctgctgctccagtgcaagctgagcggcagagctttagaagttctgtctgcgctccctgtcacagatagtttggactatgaccgagtgaaaactgttatactacaagcgtatgagttaatcccagaagcttatcgtcaaaaattcagacaagctaagaaaagtgctggacaaacacatgtggaatttgcacgtgaaataagcatgctgtttgataaatggtgttcgtccacaaaaattaaaactttgagtgacctccgagagcttatccttttggaggattttaaacgtaagctgcctgagagactggtgacctacttaaacgaacaaaaagtcagcactttatcagctgcgtcccttttagcggacgaattcacactcactcacagagagATTGTGAGGAGAGATGAGAGAAAAGACGTTCAGCCCGTTTTGATGAAGAAATCCATAAAAAGAAGCTCTCAAAACGGTAATCCTGAAACCCGTACCTGTTACTATTGTCACAGAACGGGACACGTTCTTAAGGATTGTTTTATGTTGCAGAAAAAGAACGGGAAGCCCACTGCAGCTCCTAAGGAAGTTGCATTCCTTAAAAAGTCGCCTGTGGTAAAACCCTTGTGCGCCGCCAGGGAGCCTGATGCTTGTTTTGCACCCTTTATTCTTTCGGGGGAGATCTCGTTGACTCctggtgatgcagacaagcaaaacGTTCGCATTTTGAGAGACACAGGTGCGTCTCAAACGTTAATACTGAGCAGCGCACTCCCATTTTCAGCCAGTAGTTCACGCGGGTACGCTGTTTTGTTACAGGGAATTGAAATGAAATCCCTGCCTGCCCAGGTGCACCGCGTTCACCTGGAATGCCAGCTCGTTAGCGGCTGCTTTGATGTTGCCATTTGTGACCATTTACCGGTAAACGGGGTTGATGTGTTGTTGGGGAATGATGTTGCTGGAGGTAAAGTGCTACCTCTTCTAGAAGTAGTTCCTCAACCTCAAGCCGAACATGTAAATTGTGCTGCTGATTCACATTTTTACCCAGCTTGTGCTGTCACCCGTTCGCAAACGCAGAATAATGCGGACATCCAGTTAAGTGACTCAGTGCTGATGAGACTCCTCAGTGATGACTCCGAACAGACAGCCCATGATGGACTTGGGTTTGTTCCGTCatcagacgcagaagagcagagagaaaaggctgatgctgatcctcagcaaggagaatcttttccacttacggcagaaaccctttctgctgcacagaagagtgatattactctgaaaccttattttgaacaggtgaccatttcagataaaacagacaaaactacaacacattatttattagataatgatgtgctggtgcgttgttggcctcagcccgcggctgagggcatggaatgggggttggtgaaacaaataattgttccatcctcttacagagaacatgtggtctccttggcacacgagagtgactggtctggccatttgggcgtcaacaaaacttataaactgttgttgcagcatttcttttggccagggatgaagaaagaggtgtctctcttctgtcggcgttgccatgtctgtcagatgacaggaaagccgaaccagcccattcctcctgccccgttacagcccattcctgtagtgagtacgccttttgaccatgtcatcttagactgtgtgggacctttacctccttctagaacaggaaagcgatttttgttaacccttatgtgttcagctacaaggtttccggaggccataccgctgaactccatcaccaccaggtctataatcagagctctaacccatttcttctccatctttgggttaccaaaggtaatacagaccgaccaagggacaaacttcaaatctaaactgttcaaacaggtaacaaaaacctTAGGAATCACACATGTCATGTCATCCGCGTATCGTCCTCAGAGTCAGGGCGCTTTGGAAAGATGGCACCAAACTTTAAAGGCAATGCTGACAAAGTATTGCTTAAGTAAAAGCAAAACGTGGGAAGAAGGATTgccttttgtgttgtttgctgctcgtgaggctgtgcaggattctcttggttttagtcctgcccagcttgtgtttggacacactcctcgtggtcccctgaaagttctaaaagagagatttcttttttctgatccgcctgacagaaaagtgcgggagtatgtccaactcttccagaaaagattaaaggaagcaaactctattgctaaaactcatttggacaaagctaaactgaagatgaaggttcagtatgataagacggcaaccagacgtaactttgcagttggagacaaggtactggttctaactcctttgtccaattcggctctcagcaccaaatttgagggaccatttgagatcctgagtaagctcggggacacaaactatgtgctacacacacctgtcaggagacagaaaagcagggtttgtcatgttaacatgttgaagcgctatgaggatggttcccctctgtctaaacctgtaacaacttgtgttttagtaccagatgctgctaacaaacctatggtaccacaggaagctggtgaagtcggagaagacttcccctctagttgtagtcctcggttaaataactccgaggcacttaaggaactggaaggacagttaacacatttgtcacctgaaatggctggagacttggtgaagttaattcactctaggaagagtctgtttgttgatgtgcccactcagaccactgtgttagcacatcatgttgaggtgagtgaagccaagcccattagacagcatccgtacgtgctagtcccgagaaaagactga